One part of the Caproiciproducens sp. CPB-2 genome encodes these proteins:
- a CDS encoding DNA methyltransferase has translation MKDYIEFLKSKIDIAQDSGFTISPDEVNPILKPHQRDAVMWAVKGGRRALFEAFGLGKTMQELEFSRLTAEHTDGQSMIVLPLGVKQEFYADAVDKLKIKPPEYVRTMEEVRHNKSQILMTNYERVRDGDIDPAYFKASSGLDEAAVLRSFGSKTYQVFLDKFKGVPYKLVATATPAPNRYKELIHYAGFLEVMDTGQALTRFFKRDSTKANNLTLYPGKEDDFWLWVSSWALYISKPSDLGYDDTGYDLPPMKVYYHELRADNSTAGCDRDGQMKMFREAALSLNDAAREKRDSIGQRVQEAARIINRSRFEHFILWHDLEDERRAIENTFPKMDYHYWHEYRDGNKKGLELYERHYSAYHYADGRDRKLFCGPGEKMVLLTQKQDALFVWRKFIDDSGQKGINCAVFRNEGEIQSSKLILEAMSIAWGRWPGERLYTYVDPEKIQSTNPGYCFKMAGWHQCGKTKGGLVILEANKGDVNVTEIIGSRGLCEIFGSQDLDVREQNTIDFSDGKIRLLATKKELSGSGCNFQRYCHRAIFLGIDDKFNDFIQAIHRIYRFLQTKQVIIDIIYMDSEAEILTRLQRKWKQYEEMAEKMAAIVKKYGLSGTSIQEKLERHIGVKRLEVKGKHFTAVNNDCILEAANMPENRVDLIHTSIPFGNHYEYTASYNDLGHNPDSERFFEQMDYLSPNLLRILKPGRVFACHVKDRVLFGNTTGTGMPTIEPFHALCIEHYMKHGFQYFGMITVITDVVRENNQTYRLGYTEQCKDGTKMGVGCPEYILLFRKLPSNTGKAYADVPVVKSKEEYSLAQWQLDAHAFWRTSGNRFLTRDEIAAMPISQLQRTFKKFSKSNIYDYHEHVEITEELGEADRLSKTFMTAPPASWNPDVWDDVNRMRTLNTSQSQKRLQMHVCPLQLDIVERVIRRYSNEGETVYDPFGGLMTVPYMAVKMGRYGIGDELNTDYFHDGVEYLQSAEAAIDQPTLFDFIASGAEQKEGA, from the coding sequence ATGAAAGATTACATAGAATTCCTCAAATCAAAAATTGATATTGCACAGGACAGCGGGTTTACCATTTCGCCGGATGAAGTCAACCCCATATTAAAACCTCACCAGCGGGATGCCGTGATGTGGGCGGTCAAAGGTGGCCGACGCGCCCTGTTTGAAGCCTTCGGGCTTGGGAAAACAATGCAGGAACTTGAATTCAGCAGACTCACAGCGGAACATACCGACGGGCAAAGCATGATTGTTTTGCCGCTGGGGGTGAAACAGGAGTTTTATGCCGATGCGGTCGACAAGCTGAAAATCAAGCCGCCGGAATACGTCCGTACCATGGAAGAGGTCAGGCACAATAAAAGTCAAATCCTCATGACCAACTATGAGCGGGTGCGGGACGGGGATATCGATCCGGCATACTTCAAAGCATCCTCAGGACTGGATGAAGCCGCGGTACTCCGCAGCTTTGGGAGCAAAACATATCAGGTGTTCCTTGATAAATTCAAAGGGGTGCCGTATAAGCTGGTCGCTACTGCGACACCGGCGCCGAATCGGTATAAAGAGCTGATACACTACGCCGGATTTTTAGAGGTCATGGATACCGGACAGGCCCTGACACGTTTTTTCAAGCGCGATTCGACGAAAGCGAATAACCTTACGCTGTACCCCGGAAAAGAAGATGATTTCTGGTTGTGGGTGTCCAGCTGGGCGCTGTACATCAGCAAGCCGTCCGACCTTGGTTATGATGATACCGGTTACGATCTGCCGCCGATGAAAGTCTATTATCATGAGCTGCGGGCGGACAACAGTACGGCCGGGTGTGACAGAGACGGCCAAATGAAAATGTTCCGGGAAGCAGCTCTTTCCCTGAACGACGCCGCCCGGGAAAAACGGGACAGTATCGGCCAGCGGGTGCAGGAAGCCGCGCGGATCATCAACCGTAGCCGATTTGAGCATTTCATCCTCTGGCACGATTTAGAGGACGAACGCAGGGCAATAGAAAATACATTCCCAAAGATGGATTATCATTACTGGCATGAATACCGGGATGGTAATAAAAAAGGCTTAGAACTATACGAACGGCATTATTCCGCTTATCACTATGCGGATGGACGGGATCGAAAACTATTTTGCGGACCAGGTGAAAAAATGGTCCTTCTCACACAAAAGCAAGACGCGCTGTTCGTATGGAGAAAATTCATTGATGACAGCGGGCAAAAGGGAATTAACTGCGCTGTGTTTCGTAATGAGGGTGAAATACAGTCATCGAAGCTTATTCTTGAAGCAATGTCCATAGCGTGGGGACGCTGGCCGGGAGAACGGTTATATACCTACGTTGATCCGGAAAAGATTCAATCCACCAATCCCGGTTATTGCTTTAAAATGGCTGGTTGGCATCAGTGCGGAAAAACCAAAGGTGGCCTTGTTATCCTGGAGGCAAATAAAGGCGATGTAAACGTTACTGAAATAATAGGGAGCCGCGGTTTATGTGAAATCTTCGGTTCGCAGGACCTTGACGTCCGGGAACAAAACACAATCGACTTTTCAGACGGCAAAATTCGTCTACTGGCAACAAAGAAAGAATTGTCCGGATCCGGATGCAATTTTCAGCGGTACTGTCACCGGGCGATATTCCTGGGGATTGATGATAAGTTCAATGATTTCATTCAGGCCATTCACCGAATTTACCGCTTCCTGCAAACTAAACAGGTCATTATCGACATTATCTACATGGACAGTGAAGCTGAAATCCTCACCAGACTGCAACGGAAGTGGAAGCAGTACGAAGAAATGGCGGAAAAGATGGCAGCCATAGTCAAAAAATACGGGCTTTCCGGTACCTCTATTCAAGAGAAACTGGAACGCCATATCGGGGTGAAAAGATTGGAAGTCAAAGGAAAGCATTTCACAGCGGTTAATAACGACTGCATTCTGGAAGCAGCAAATATGCCGGAAAACCGTGTTGATCTGATTCACACGTCGATACCGTTCGGAAATCATTATGAGTACACGGCCAGCTATAACGACTTAGGACACAATCCGGATTCGGAACGGTTCTTTGAGCAGATGGATTACCTTTCCCCGAACCTTCTTCGCATTCTGAAACCCGGCCGGGTGTTCGCGTGTCATGTTAAGGACCGTGTACTGTTCGGAAACACTACCGGTACCGGGATGCCGACGATTGAGCCATTCCACGCGCTGTGCATCGAGCATTATATGAAGCATGGTTTTCAGTATTTCGGCATGATTACGGTGATTACCGATGTTGTCCGCGAAAACAACCAGACGTACCGGCTTGGGTATACGGAGCAGTGCAAGGACGGGACAAAAATGGGCGTCGGATGCCCGGAATACATACTGCTGTTTCGCAAGCTGCCGAGCAATACCGGGAAAGCCTATGCGGACGTGCCGGTCGTGAAATCGAAAGAGGAATACTCGCTGGCACAGTGGCAGCTTGATGCGCACGCATTCTGGCGCACTTCCGGGAACCGGTTTTTAACCCGTGATGAAATCGCCGCTATGCCGATCAGCCAGTTACAGCGGACATTCAAAAAGTTTTCTAAGAGCAATATTTACGATTATCACGAGCATGTGGAAATCACGGAAGAATTAGGGGAGGCCGACCGGCTTTCAAAGACCTTTATGACGGCGCCGCCCGCCAGTTGGAACCCGGATGTATGGGATGATGTAAACAGGATGCGCACGCTAAATACCAGCCAGAGTCAAAAACGGCTGCAAATGCATGTTTGCCCGCTTCAACTGGATATCGTCGAGCGGGTAATCAGGCGGTACAGCAATGAGGGCGAAACGGTTTATGATCCGTTCGGCGGCCTGATGACGGTCCCTTACATGGCCGTGAAAATGGGCCGTTACGGCATTGGGGATGAACTGAACACAGATTATTTTCATGATGGAGTGGAGTATTTACAGTCTGCGGAAGCCGCCATAGACCAGCCGACGTTGTTTGACTTCATCGCCAGCGGCGCCGAACAGAAAGAAGGGGCTTGA
- a CDS encoding Rha family transcriptional regulator yields the protein MSDLVFLEPNKIGAEPFTTSDVIAECTGNNYRSVQRTIEKQIKALETFGRVRFEITPFKTRGGIQNKKIYHLNESQATLLITFLKNTPVVVKFKTELVRQFYTMRTELQRRQIAKLDRKPIRESLTDGIKALPETPHKSMWYKHYTDLIYRIVTGMSAKQLREERDAPLKVTASDYMSAEEIEAVAAMENRVAVMLEMGMDYQQIKAALGNLKITAHAG from the coding sequence ATGTCCGACTTAGTTTTTCTCGAACCTAACAAAATTGGCGCGGAGCCATTTACCACGTCAGACGTGATAGCGGAATGTACGGGAAACAACTACCGTTCCGTTCAGCGCACCATTGAAAAGCAAATCAAAGCCCTTGAAACATTCGGAAGGGTGCGATTTGAAATCACACCCTTTAAAACGCGCGGAGGCATTCAGAACAAGAAAATTTATCATCTGAATGAGTCTCAAGCAACGCTCCTGATTACATTTCTTAAGAACACGCCTGTTGTGGTGAAATTCAAAACCGAGCTTGTCCGACAATTTTATACCATGCGCACCGAGCTCCAGCGCCGCCAGATCGCAAAGCTCGACCGTAAGCCAATCCGCGAATCCCTTACCGATGGCATCAAGGCCCTGCCGGAAACTCCGCATAAATCAATGTGGTACAAACATTACACCGATCTGATTTACCGAATTGTAACCGGAATGAGTGCAAAACAGCTTCGCGAGGAGCGCGACGCGCCTCTGAAAGTGACTGCGTCAGATTATATGAGCGCGGAGGAAATCGAAGCGGTAGCCGCTATGGAAAATCGGGTGGCTGTGATGCTCGAAATGGGGATGGACTATCAGCAGATCAAGGCGGCGCTTGGAAATCTAAAAATAACGGCACATGCCGGATAG
- a CDS encoding rolling circle replication-associated protein — MPYLIECIKTGRVIETRKKYSARYHVKGIPRSDDINITPEAMEKINQINAERSLRWRINENFEEGDFHMVAGFEGEYNPDPFEAKKLFDNFIRRARNLYRKEGLEFKYIFAMERGQRGRRKVHYHVVCNYIDPRKLNAIWPWGRLKFFPLDDTGQYADLAEYIIKRTSHTYKSGESPYKKRFSPSRNLKIPEPENEVVSRKRWLKEPKAIWGYYIEKDKTVNGISKVTGYPYQFYSMVQIRTRPERKKVRKRE, encoded by the coding sequence GTGCCCTATCTGATAGAGTGTATCAAAACCGGTAGGGTAATCGAAACCCGGAAGAAATATTCCGCCAGATATCATGTGAAAGGGATTCCGAGAAGTGATGATATCAACATTACACCGGAAGCCATGGAGAAGATTAATCAAATCAATGCGGAACGATCTCTTCGGTGGCGTATCAATGAAAATTTCGAAGAGGGCGATTTTCACATGGTTGCGGGTTTCGAAGGGGAATACAATCCGGATCCTTTTGAAGCAAAAAAGTTGTTTGATAATTTCATCCGGAGAGCAAGGAACCTTTACCGTAAAGAAGGGCTTGAATTCAAATATATCTTTGCCATGGAGCGTGGCCAGCGTGGGCGGCGCAAGGTGCATTACCATGTGGTATGCAATTACATTGACCCGCGAAAGCTGAATGCGATCTGGCCATGGGGCCGATTGAAGTTTTTTCCTCTGGATGATACCGGTCAGTATGCCGATCTGGCGGAATACATCATCAAACGGACAAGCCATACATACAAAAGCGGGGAAAGCCCATATAAAAAAAGATTCAGCCCGAGCCGAAACCTGAAAATCCCGGAGCCGGAAAATGAAGTGGTTTCCCGGAAGCGCTGGCTGAAAGAACCGAAAGCTATCTGGGGGTACTACATCGAAAAGGACAAGACCGTCAACGGGATCAGCAAAGTGACCGGCTACCCGTACCAGTTTTACAGTATGGTCCAGATCAGGACCAGGCCGGAGCGAAAAAAGGTCAGAAAGAGGGAATAA
- a CDS encoding Holliday junction resolvase RecU — MPNEMAKSFHEIAKSKRMPNPWNQIRGRKNNAQGHIFEDQLKKACQIYSMDQRAEVDKIPEPFRVLEKLKNGIFKGRFTAPAQPDFQGTLAGGASIVFEAKYTTTDSMERNVLTPDQMDSLEHHHHLGAAAFVCIGIVDQFFTIPWIYWRDMKKYYGRQYVTQRDIQNWRVRFSGAVLFLDFVHDIKSCRDSGEGK, encoded by the coding sequence ATGCCAAATGAAATGGCGAAATCTTTTCATGAGATAGCAAAATCAAAACGTATGCCGAACCCATGGAACCAGATCAGAGGGCGGAAGAATAACGCGCAAGGCCATATCTTTGAGGACCAGCTTAAAAAGGCGTGTCAAATCTACAGCATGGACCAGCGCGCAGAGGTCGACAAAATCCCGGAGCCGTTCCGGGTGCTGGAAAAGCTGAAAAACGGAATATTCAAAGGCCGGTTTACCGCACCCGCACAGCCGGACTTTCAGGGGACGCTTGCGGGCGGCGCGTCCATCGTTTTTGAAGCGAAGTACACAACAACCGATTCTATGGAAAGAAACGTACTTACGCCAGATCAGATGGATTCTCTGGAACATCATCACCACCTGGGCGCCGCGGCGTTCGTCTGTATCGGAATCGTAGACCAGTTTTTCACTATTCCATGGATTTACTGGCGTGATATGAAAAAGTATTACGGCCGTCAGTATGTAACACAGCGGGACATTCAGAATTGGAGAGTCCGCTTTTCCGGCGCCGTCCTGTTCCTTGACTTCGTGCATGATATTAAATCCTGCAGGGACAGCGGGGAGGGAAAATAG
- a CDS encoding zinc ribbon-containing protein — translation MVELSRKEVLIMTYSTGEKPGKGNYQCTTCGEIVHLDDDTDTLPPCPKCNHTTYRKV, via the coding sequence ATTGTAGAATTAAGTCGAAAGGAGGTGCTTATTATGACATACTCAACAGGTGAGAAACCCGGAAAAGGTAATTACCAGTGCACGACCTGCGGCGAAATAGTCCATCTGGACGATGATACCGATACTTTGCCGCCATGCCCCAAGTGTAACCACACAACATATCGCAAAGTGTAA